In Desulfobulbaceae bacterium, a single genomic region encodes these proteins:
- a CDS encoding UPF0175 family protein, with the protein MNLQLTVEYPETIPDALHATREQFEQEAKMAMAVKLFEMKRLSSGMAASLLNMDRVTFILTLSRYGVSAIDETEDELEADLNNA; encoded by the coding sequence ATGAATTTACAATTAACGGTGGAATATCCTGAAACAATACCAGATGCATTGCATGCTACCCGAGAGCAGTTTGAACAAGAAGCAAAGATGGCTATGGCAGTTAAGTTATTTGAGATGAAACGATTATCCTCGGGTATGGCGGCATCATTACTAAATATGGATCGGGTAACTTTCATACTCACCTTGTCAAGATATGGGGTTTCTGCGATAGATGAGACTGAAGATGAACTTGAGGCAGATTTAAATAATGCCTAA
- a CDS encoding DUF3368 domain-containing protein, giving the protein MPKDAKIVINTGPLLALVAACGDLTLLQKMYREVIVPPQVCKEIMKGGSTNFAVAQFKEAFWLKKWTDELAIEPFLNNTLDLGEASVVQLAIQENIKTVCIDETIGRRVARLHGLQLTGSIGILLRAKNEEHIASVLDAVNNMRSHGIWLSERVVSFALRKSGERAPE; this is encoded by the coding sequence ATGCCTAAGGATGCTAAAATAGTTATCAATACGGGCCCATTATTGGCGCTTGTTGCTGCGTGTGGGGACTTAACCCTTCTTCAGAAAATGTATAGAGAAGTGATTGTCCCCCCACAAGTATGCAAAGAAATTATGAAGGGTGGATCTACTAATTTTGCTGTTGCTCAATTTAAAGAAGCTTTTTGGTTGAAAAAGTGGACGGATGAACTGGCAATAGAACCATTCTTGAATAACACTTTAGATTTAGGAGAAGCTTCGGTTGTCCAACTTGCAATTCAAGAAAATATAAAGACAGTTTGCATAGATGAAACTATCGGTAGAAGAGTTGCTCGTCTTCATGGATTACAACTTACTGGCTCTATAGGGATTTTACTTCGCGCTAAAAACGAAGAACATATTGCATCTGTTCTGGATGCTGTTAACAATATGAGGAGTCACGGGATTTGGCTTAGCGAACGAGTCGTAAGTTTTGCACTGAGAAAGTCCGGAGAAAGAGCCCCAGAGTAA
- a CDS encoding addiction module protein codes for MGSKEILTLAIALKPEERFIVVEGLLKSLDKPDKELDKVWAEEAEKRLIAYREGKLGGIPMEEIFREKE; via the coding sequence ATGGGAAGTAAAGAAATCTTAACTCTAGCAATAGCACTTAAACCCGAAGAACGATTTATAGTTGTTGAAGGGTTATTGAAGAGCCTTGATAAACCTGATAAGGAGCTAGATAAAGTCTGGGCTGAGGAAGCAGAAAAAAGACTTATTGCATATAGAGAAGGGAAATTAGGGGGAATTCCTATGGAAGAAATATTTAGGGAAAAGGAATGA